One Lentibacillus cibarius DNA window includes the following coding sequences:
- the recX gene encoding recombination regulator RecX has protein sequence MRKISRITTQKKHKDRYNIFLNDGQKEQYGFSVDEAVLVEYRLHKGMEMDEATVTTLIHQDTLHKSYTLAINYLSYRMRTKKEMYDYLIKKEVDDEHITHIMEKLIAEGLLNDQQFAEAFVRTRMNTSEKGPMLIKKELMEKGVRDTLAEEAVASYTYDMQFEKAMKLAKKKFQSGKSKSYRQQLQHVQGTLMQKGFTADVVQAVAGELQDEKDDHAEWQALVKQGEKLLRKYQQKYSGYELHNKIKEALYRKGFTIDHINLFLDEQVDD, from the coding sequence TTGCGTAAGATTTCCCGGATTACGACACAAAAAAAGCATAAAGATCGTTATAATATTTTTCTCAATGACGGCCAAAAAGAGCAGTATGGTTTTAGTGTAGATGAGGCAGTACTAGTTGAATACAGACTTCACAAAGGTATGGAAATGGATGAGGCGACTGTTACCACCCTTATCCATCAAGATACATTACATAAATCCTATACCCTTGCCATCAACTATTTAAGCTACCGGATGCGGACAAAAAAAGAAATGTATGATTATCTTATTAAAAAAGAAGTGGATGACGAGCATATCACACACATTATGGAAAAGCTTATCGCTGAAGGTTTGCTTAACGATCAACAGTTTGCCGAAGCATTTGTACGAACACGCATGAACACGTCAGAAAAGGGACCAATGCTTATCAAGAAAGAGCTGATGGAAAAGGGTGTACGGGATACCCTTGCTGAAGAAGCAGTTGCTTCATATACATACGACATGCAATTTGAAAAGGCGATGAAACTAGCGAAGAAAAAGTTTCAATCCGGCAAAAGCAAATCATACCGACAGCAGCTGCAGCATGTTCAAGGCACACTAATGCAAAAAGGGTTTACCGCAGATGTTGTGCAGGCCGTTGCAGGAGAACTCCAGGATGAAAAAGATGATCATGCTGAATGGCAAGCGCTTGTTAAACAGGGGGAAAAACTACTCCGAAAATATCAGCAAAAATATAGTGGGTACGAGCTCCATAATAAAATAAAAGAAGCTTTATATCGGAAAGGCTTCACGATAGATCATATTAATCTATTTTTAGACGAACAGGTGGATGATTAA
- a CDS encoding SDR family NAD(P)-dependent oxidoreductase → MSTIAITGAGSGLGRALALKYAKNGYKAFLLGRDDTKLHLVQSEISNAGGQAEVILCDVQEPASVSIAFQQIGELDVFINNAAIGIFGPVEDYSIQDIDKTLNTNVRGTMLCIQSALPLIRESQGRILTIISTAGLRGKVHESIYCASKFAVKGFTESLQQEWANDPIDITAVYMGGMNTPFWDNSTHVEDPSGLKGPEIVAEQIFSQDDRRNEIVIDR, encoded by the coding sequence ATGTCAACGATTGCAATTACCGGGGCTGGAAGCGGACTCGGCCGAGCACTCGCACTAAAATATGCAAAAAATGGATATAAAGCATTCTTACTTGGGCGCGATGACACAAAGCTGCATTTAGTTCAAAGCGAAATTTCCAACGCAGGCGGACAGGCAGAGGTAATCCTTTGTGATGTGCAGGAACCCGCTTCTGTTAGCATTGCATTTCAGCAAATAGGGGAACTGGATGTATTTATCAACAATGCTGCCATTGGAATCTTTGGACCTGTAGAAGACTATTCCATTCAGGATATTGATAAAACATTAAACACCAATGTCAGAGGGACGATGCTTTGTATACAATCTGCCCTGCCATTGATTCGGGAAAGCCAAGGTCGTATCTTGACGATCATTTCGACCGCCGGGCTGCGCGGAAAAGTGCATGAGTCCATATATTGTGCCAGTAAATTCGCTGTCAAAGGATTTACCGAAAGTCTGCAACAGGAGTGGGCAAATGACCCTATTGATATTACAGCTGTTTATATGGGCGGGATGAATACGCCTTTCTGGGACAACTCCACCCATGTAGAAGACCCGTCAGGTTTAAAAGGACCCGAAATCGTTGCTGAACAAATCTTTAGTCAAGATGACCGGCGCAATGAAATTGTTATTGACCGGTAG
- a CDS encoding gamma-type small acid-soluble spore protein, with protein MAKNKQPKETVAGTNVQQVKQQNQQAAQGQSQYGTEFASETNAQEVKKQNQKSKQNKK; from the coding sequence ATGGCTAAAAACAAACAGCCAAAAGAAACTGTTGCTGGCACTAACGTACAACAAGTAAAACAACAAAACCAGCAGGCAGCACAAGGACAAAGTCAGTACGGTACTGAATTTGCTTCTGAAACAAACGCACAAGAAGTGAAAAAGCAAAACCAAAAGTCAAAGCAAAATAAAAAATAA
- a CDS encoding metal-dependent hydrolase codes for MDTGTHIVMGIAIGGLATLDPAVQQDPALFNAVLAGTVIGSQAPDFDTVLKLRNNAVYIRHHRGITHSIPAVLMWGVLIANIIHLLAPDSNLLHLWAWTALAVVIHVLVDIPNAYGTQAYRPFTRKWVALGFINTFDPYIFTLHIGGIAAWMFGANPGYTFLIIYAVVVLYYIKRYMDKREIVKKIQDHFSDIVQIATSPTIKQNKWRVAITTKDNFYVGSVEDGHIEILDEFKRIPLPDNQLFRLAKQDKNIAAFLSFSPVYRWEVNTFDDYTEVRLIDLRYRSNERYPFVAVVQIDDHMRILNSYTGWIFSEQKLQSKLDVGDNPI; via the coding sequence ATGGATACAGGAACCCATATCGTGATGGGCATTGCAATCGGCGGTCTCGCTACTTTGGATCCAGCTGTACAGCAAGATCCTGCATTGTTTAATGCTGTACTGGCCGGGACTGTCATTGGCTCCCAAGCACCTGATTTTGATACAGTTCTTAAATTACGGAATAATGCTGTTTATATACGGCACCACCGTGGTATCACCCACTCAATACCGGCAGTTCTTATGTGGGGAGTACTAATTGCCAACATCATTCATTTACTCGCTCCTGATTCCAATTTGCTACATTTGTGGGCCTGGACAGCACTGGCAGTGGTTATCCATGTCCTTGTTGATATCCCCAACGCATACGGGACGCAAGCCTATCGTCCTTTCACTAGAAAATGGGTCGCACTTGGGTTTATCAATACATTTGACCCGTATATTTTCACACTGCACATTGGCGGGATAGCTGCGTGGATGTTTGGCGCTAATCCCGGTTATACGTTTCTGATTATTTATGCGGTTGTTGTGCTATACTACATTAAACGGTATATGGATAAACGGGAAATCGTCAAAAAAATCCAGGATCATTTTTCGGATATTGTACAAATTGCCACTTCCCCGACCATTAAACAAAATAAATGGCGAGTAGCCATTACAACAAAAGACAACTTTTATGTCGGATCCGTAGAGGATGGCCACATTGAAATTCTTGATGAGTTTAAAAGGATTCCTCTGCCTGACAATCAGCTGTTCCGTCTGGCAAAACAGGATAAGAATATTGCTGCATTCCTGTCATTTTCGCCTGTTTACCGGTGGGAAGTGAATACATTTGACGATTATACCGAAGTTCGCCTTATCGATTTACGGTATCGATCCAATGAACGTTACCCGTTTGTTGCCGTTGTTCAAATCGATGATCATATGCGAATTTTGAATTCCTACACTGGATGGATTTTTTCCGAGCAAAAACTACAAAGCAAACTGGATGTTGGTGATAATCCCATATAA
- a CDS encoding YfhE family protein translates to MGKKPIEKERFLSKTQEVLYQKDFKRADRESRRR, encoded by the coding sequence ATGGGTAAAAAGCCAATCGAGAAGGAACGCTTCTTGTCCAAAACACAAGAAGTTCTTTATCAGAAGGACTTCAAACGCGCGGACCGAGAATCCCGCAGACGCTGA
- a CDS encoding ComEC/Rec2 family competence protein, which yields MQRIAKLTLIILVITAVHPSLYIGAQQHPDLKVHFIDVGQGDSIFVQTPGGKNILIDGGRPKAGKKVVQFLRKKNVQKLDLMIATHPDIDHIGGLVQVMQSMEVNKILETGIMHSTKTYARYVSQIIRQHIPIDIADRNEEIDIDPTINMKILNTHNDSKTNNESSIALKLTYGKIDFLLMSDVEKEQEKRLRKRYDLNSEILKVAHHGSHTSTSLKFLKEVKPNVAILTYGKGNKFGHPVDRVIDNLQKVNTAIYPTASFGNITVQTDGQGFLILNEKNPTSWLEAG from the coding sequence ATGCAGCGTATCGCTAAACTGACCCTTATCATACTAGTTATAACAGCAGTGCATCCTTCCTTATACATAGGTGCACAACAGCATCCTGATCTGAAAGTCCACTTCATTGATGTCGGACAGGGAGACAGCATCTTCGTGCAAACACCTGGAGGAAAAAATATCCTTATTGATGGCGGCCGACCAAAGGCAGGTAAAAAAGTAGTCCAGTTCCTGAGAAAGAAAAATGTCCAGAAACTTGATCTAATGATTGCGACACATCCTGATATCGATCATATTGGCGGTCTGGTGCAAGTAATGCAATCCATGGAAGTAAATAAGATTCTCGAAACGGGGATCATGCATTCAACGAAAACATATGCCAGATATGTCAGCCAAATCATCAGACAGCACATACCTATAGACATTGCAGATCGTAATGAAGAAATTGATATCGATCCCACAATCAACATGAAAATTTTAAATACCCATAACGACTCCAAAACAAATAATGAATCGTCCATTGCTTTGAAATTGACGTACGGAAAAATTGATTTTTTATTAATGAGTGATGTGGAAAAAGAGCAAGAAAAAAGACTGCGCAAACGCTATGATCTTAACTCAGAAATCTTAAAAGTTGCCCATCACGGGTCTCATACAAGTACGTCGCTAAAGTTTCTTAAGGAGGTAAAGCCCAACGTGGCGATTTTGACATATGGGAAAGGCAATAAATTTGGACATCCGGTTGACCGTGTAATTGATAATTTGCAAAAGGTCAATACCGCGATTTATCCTACAGCGTCGTTTGGCAATATAACGGTTCAAACTGATGGACAAGGTTTTTTAATTTTGAATGAGAAAAATCCAACTAGCTGGTTAGAAGCAGGATAA
- a CDS encoding ATP-dependent Clp protease ATP-binding subunit has protein sequence MQCQNCGIRPATINMSMQINQQRMNMHLCEKCFHEIQNSMMSGDFSQGQQGNFASGFFQGNGGQGQGQGFTGTKTKQQSGNGNSLLEQMGKNVTHEARQGMIDPVIGRDNEVKRVIETLNRRNKNNPVLIGEPGVGKTAIAEGLARQITEGKVPAKLMNKEIYLLDVASLVANTSMRGQFEERMKQLVSEMQERDDVILFVDEVHLLVGAGTAESSQMDAGNILKPALARGDLQLIGATTLKEYREIEKDAALERRFQPVMVHEPSEEDTIAILNGIKDRYENFHEVRYSDEAIRSFVTLSKRYIQDRYLPDKAIDLMDEVGSRLNLDNAEKDSDSIQNRMNEIVREKEQAAEREDYERAAHLRYQEIQLQKQLDKAKDEQQDIDVDISDIQLIVEEKTGIPVTKLQADEQEKMRNLAEQLGAKVIGQDEAVQKVAKAVRRSRAGLKSKYRPIGSFLFVGPTGVGKTELTKALAEELFGTRDSMLRLDMSEYMEKHAVSKIIGSPPGYVGHDEAGQLTEKVRRNPYSILLLDEIEKAHPDVQNMFLQIMEDGQLTDSQGRTVSFKDTVIIMTSNAGTGEKQVNVGFNRDEHDSVSTLENLSAYFKPEFLNRFDSIIQFNELEQDSLLHIVDLMLADLEETIEENDISITITDEAKQELVNLGYDRRFGARPLRRVIQDKIEDQLTDLILEDEEVKAVKVYVDNDDIVVAKSE, from the coding sequence ATGCAATGTCAAAATTGTGGTATTCGTCCAGCAACAATTAATATGTCTATGCAAATTAACCAACAAAGAATGAATATGCATTTATGTGAAAAATGTTTTCATGAAATACAAAACAGTATGATGAGCGGTGATTTCAGTCAAGGCCAGCAAGGCAACTTTGCATCGGGCTTTTTCCAAGGCAATGGTGGCCAAGGCCAAGGTCAAGGATTCACCGGTACGAAGACAAAACAACAATCCGGTAATGGCAATAGCTTGCTCGAGCAAATGGGCAAAAATGTCACTCATGAAGCAAGACAAGGTATGATTGATCCGGTTATTGGACGCGACAATGAAGTCAAACGTGTCATTGAAACATTGAATCGCCGAAACAAAAACAACCCGGTACTAATCGGTGAACCCGGTGTTGGTAAAACAGCTATAGCAGAAGGACTTGCACGGCAAATTACCGAGGGTAAAGTTCCAGCAAAATTGATGAATAAGGAAATTTACTTACTCGATGTAGCCTCGCTCGTAGCGAATACAAGCATGCGTGGTCAATTTGAAGAACGCATGAAACAACTGGTTTCGGAAATGCAAGAACGAGATGATGTTATCCTATTTGTTGACGAAGTACATCTGTTGGTTGGTGCCGGCACCGCGGAAAGCTCGCAAATGGATGCTGGCAACATTTTGAAACCGGCATTGGCACGCGGTGACTTGCAGCTAATCGGTGCAACCACGCTGAAAGAATATCGTGAAATCGAAAAAGACGCTGCACTTGAGCGTCGTTTCCAACCAGTGATGGTACATGAGCCATCTGAAGAAGATACAATTGCTATTCTTAACGGAATTAAAGATCGCTACGAAAATTTCCATGAAGTGCGTTATTCCGACGAAGCGATTCGTTCGTTTGTCACACTGTCCAAGCGATATATTCAGGATCGCTATCTACCGGACAAAGCGATTGACCTAATGGATGAAGTCGGCTCACGGCTAAACTTGGATAATGCTGAGAAAGACTCCGACTCTATTCAGAACCGAATGAATGAAATCGTTCGTGAAAAGGAACAAGCGGCAGAACGGGAAGACTATGAACGTGCAGCACACTTGCGTTATCAGGAAATCCAGCTGCAAAAACAGCTCGATAAAGCAAAAGATGAACAACAGGATATCGACGTGGATATATCTGATATCCAATTAATTGTCGAGGAAAAGACCGGCATTCCGGTTACCAAATTGCAAGCAGATGAACAGGAAAAAATGCGCAATCTTGCTGAACAGCTTGGTGCAAAAGTAATTGGCCAGGATGAAGCCGTTCAAAAAGTGGCCAAAGCTGTTCGCCGTAGCCGCGCAGGACTGAAGTCAAAATATCGTCCAATTGGCTCCTTCCTATTTGTCGGACCAACTGGTGTCGGTAAAACAGAATTGACCAAAGCACTGGCTGAAGAATTGTTTGGTACCCGTGATAGTATGCTTCGGCTTGACATGAGTGAGTATATGGAAAAACACGCCGTTTCCAAAATCATTGGTTCGCCACCGGGATATGTCGGACATGACGAAGCCGGACAGCTGACGGAAAAAGTTCGCCGGAACCCGTACTCCATTCTGTTACTGGATGAAATAGAAAAAGCCCATCCAGACGTACAGAACATGTTCCTGCAAATTATGGAAGACGGACAGCTGACTGATTCACAAGGTCGTACCGTAAGTTTTAAAGACACTGTGATCATCATGACAAGTAACGCTGGAACCGGTGAAAAGCAAGTCAATGTCGGCTTCAATCGAGATGAGCATGACTCCGTATCAACGCTAGAAAACTTGAGTGCATACTTCAAGCCGGAATTCCTAAACCGTTTTGACAGTATCATTCAATTCAATGAACTTGAACAAGACAGCTTACTGCACATTGTTGATCTGATGCTCGCGGACCTTGAAGAAACCATTGAGGAAAATGATATCTCTATCACGATTACAGATGAAGCTAAGCAAGAGCTGGTAAACCTTGGTTATGATCGCCGATTCGGTGCACGTCCATTGCGCCGCGTCATCCAGGATAAAATTGAAGACCAGTTGACCGACCTTATTCTGGAAGATGAAGAAGTTAAAGCCGTTAAAGTATATGTAGACAATGACGACATTGTCGTTGCAAAAAGTGAATAA
- a CDS encoding YfhH family protein: MDFRYSDYTVEQLREEVGRLKEKAQKAEQLGNISEVAINQRKMQVAIAYTMNPDDFVPEHIYELQGDPGYKFKINYINGVFAWGHRVNLLGEVYEKEEALPISLLGEKDD, translated from the coding sequence ATGGATTTCCGATATAGTGATTATACAGTTGAACAACTAAGAGAAGAAGTAGGCCGGCTGAAAGAAAAGGCACAGAAAGCTGAGCAACTGGGAAATATTAGTGAAGTTGCGATTAATCAACGGAAAATGCAGGTTGCCATTGCCTATACAATGAATCCGGATGATTTTGTTCCGGAGCACATATACGAATTGCAGGGCGATCCCGGGTATAAATTTAAAATTAACTATATAAACGGTGTGTTTGCTTGGGGACACCGTGTCAACTTGCTTGGCGAAGTGTATGAAAAGGAAGAAGCATTACCGATTTCATTATTAGGGGAAAAGGACGACTGA
- the mutY gene encoding A/G-specific adenine glycosylase has protein sequence MTDKVLQNFNTSAFQNALIEWYHANKRDLPWRADQDPYKVWVSEIMLQQTKVDTVIPYFKQFISKYPTPRDLAYADQQEVLKTWEGLGYYSRARNLQHAIQEVVASYDGKVPDDPNELGSLKGIGPYTKGAILSIAYNQPQPAVDGNVMRVLSRVLKMDDDIAKTSARKKFETYAASLISHDDPSSFNQGMMELGALICTPKEPMCMFCPVQDYCRAFQEGVQQALPVKSKQKKQKVVPYTVLLIQNDKGHYVIEKRPADGLLANMWQFPMVPTAEIGNDHIEQWFHMEYGIDITKKAKKGNLKHVFTHLVWQLEIYEATTASTKVTDERLKIISGDKLDEYPFPVSHQKMMKYLR, from the coding sequence ATGACAGATAAAGTATTACAGAATTTCAACACTTCTGCATTTCAGAACGCATTAATTGAATGGTATCATGCCAATAAACGTGATCTGCCATGGCGTGCAGATCAGGATCCATATAAGGTATGGGTATCCGAAATTATGCTACAGCAGACAAAAGTTGACACCGTTATCCCTTATTTTAAACAGTTTATATCTAAATATCCGACGCCACGCGATTTGGCTTATGCAGATCAGCAGGAAGTATTAAAAACATGGGAGGGTCTTGGCTATTATTCCCGCGCACGGAATTTGCAACACGCTATTCAGGAAGTGGTTGCTTCCTATGATGGGAAAGTACCGGATGACCCGAATGAACTTGGGTCCCTTAAAGGAATAGGGCCATATACGAAAGGTGCCATCTTATCGATTGCGTATAACCAACCACAACCAGCAGTAGATGGCAATGTGATGCGTGTTTTATCCCGCGTCCTAAAAATGGATGATGATATTGCAAAAACAAGTGCCAGGAAGAAATTTGAAACATATGCTGCATCGCTTATATCACATGATGATCCCTCGTCTTTCAATCAGGGAATGATGGAGCTGGGGGCGCTCATTTGTACGCCTAAAGAACCAATGTGCATGTTCTGCCCAGTTCAGGATTACTGCCGGGCTTTCCAAGAAGGTGTCCAACAAGCGCTCCCAGTCAAATCAAAGCAGAAAAAACAGAAAGTCGTTCCTTATACCGTTTTACTCATCCAAAACGATAAGGGCCATTATGTGATTGAAAAGCGTCCTGCCGATGGTTTATTAGCAAATATGTGGCAATTCCCAATGGTGCCAACAGCCGAGATTGGAAATGACCATATCGAACAGTGGTTCCATATGGAGTACGGGATAGATATTACAAAGAAGGCCAAAAAAGGTAACCTTAAACATGTATTTACCCACCTCGTCTGGCAACTCGAAATTTATGAAGCGACAACGGCAAGTACAAAAGTGACAGACGAGCGGCTCAAAATAATAAGCGGAGATAAATTGGATGAATATCCATTTCCAGTATCACATCAAAAAATGATGAAATATCTCCGTTAA
- a CDS encoding helix-turn-helix domain-containing protein: MSLEKIGYNIKFLREQNEWTQQYLADQLHISRYVVIRWEANKVIPDLENLVKLSELFDVTIDHLVGNRSHREDLLKDFKRIYGSKTKSFDDEAVELVQYVMENPSLKEQLFRMRSLPIRKQHAVLELLRSSIDQFEPM, encoded by the coding sequence ATGAGTTTGGAAAAAATCGGGTATAATATTAAATTCTTGCGTGAACAAAACGAATGGACACAACAATATCTTGCTGATCAGTTACATATTTCCCGTTATGTCGTCATTCGCTGGGAGGCAAATAAAGTAATCCCGGACCTGGAGAATTTAGTGAAACTTAGTGAACTATTCGATGTGACAATCGATCATCTAGTCGGCAATCGTTCCCACCGTGAGGATTTGCTCAAAGACTTCAAACGGATTTACGGTTCCAAAACAAAATCATTTGACGACGAGGCAGTAGAGCTTGTTCAGTATGTGATGGAAAATCCCTCATTAAAAGAACAGCTTTTCCGGATGCGTAGCTTGCCTATTCGTAAGCAGCATGCCGTACTCGAACTGTTGCGAAGCTCTATCGACCAATTTGAACCAATGTAA
- a CDS encoding TIGR01777 family oxidoreductase, translating to MNYLITGGTGFVGKHLTVALTAQGHHVYILTRAPERHTNTTRTSFISYEQPVEELPLIHGVINLAGDSLFGYWSKKKKAAIRNSRIETTQQLIEMMKQMQELPAVFISGSAVGFYGTSEDSIFTEQTTKAGGDFLAGVVAEWEQTAKQAEDLGVRTVCTRFGVILGDEGALPLMKLPVKLFAGGKIGSGQQWMSWVHIEDVVGIIQFCLSNKQMSGPVNVTAPNPKRNKDFISILARVLRRPDWIPTPALAVRTVIGEMSILVTHGQYVLPKKAEDHGYPFAFPQLEAALRKIEQSKIG from the coding sequence TTGAACTATTTAATTACCGGCGGGACCGGCTTTGTCGGTAAACATCTCACCGTAGCTTTAACTGCTCAAGGACACCACGTCTACATACTTACACGCGCCCCGGAAAGACATACCAACACGACAAGAACGTCATTCATTAGCTATGAGCAACCTGTTGAAGAACTACCACTGATCCATGGCGTCATCAATCTTGCCGGCGACTCCTTGTTTGGCTACTGGTCAAAAAAGAAAAAGGCAGCCATCCGCAATAGCCGGATTGAAACAACACAACAGCTTATTGAGATGATGAAACAGATGCAAGAATTACCTGCTGTTTTCATAAGCGGGTCGGCAGTCGGATTTTACGGGACGTCTGAGGATAGCATTTTCACCGAACAAACGACAAAAGCAGGCGGAGACTTTCTGGCTGGCGTCGTAGCAGAATGGGAACAAACCGCAAAACAGGCAGAAGACTTGGGGGTTCGTACCGTCTGCACCAGGTTCGGCGTTATTCTGGGCGATGAAGGTGCTCTGCCATTAATGAAGCTTCCAGTTAAACTATTTGCTGGCGGAAAAATCGGCAGTGGCCAACAGTGGATGTCATGGGTCCATATAGAGGATGTTGTTGGCATCATTCAATTCTGTCTGTCCAATAAACAAATGAGCGGTCCGGTTAATGTCACTGCTCCGAATCCGAAGCGGAACAAAGATTTCATCAGTATATTGGCCCGTGTATTGCGGCGGCCGGATTGGATTCCGACTCCTGCATTAGCAGTCCGGACCGTGATTGGTGAAATGAGCATCCTGGTTACCCACGGACAATACGTGCTGCCCAAAAAAGCCGAGGATCATGGTTATCCATTCGCTTTTCCACAACTGGAAGCAGCACTGCGTAAAATAGAACAATCTAAAATTGGCTAA
- a CDS encoding DUF402 domain-containing protein: MAGPDAGTAIQIHSYKHNGQLHRVWERTLVLKSTDMVIIGANDKTTVREGDGRSWITREPAICYFHAEYWFNIIGMLRNDGIYYYCNISSPFVYDEEALKYIDYDLDVKVYPDMTYDLLDEDEYVEHKNQMSYPVVLDRILRQNVDYLLRWIRQRQGPFAPDFIDQWYERYLTYR; this comes from the coding sequence ATGGCTGGACCAGATGCAGGAACGGCAATACAAATACATAGTTATAAACATAATGGTCAATTGCACCGCGTGTGGGAACGTACGCTTGTATTAAAAAGTACGGATATGGTGATCATTGGGGCGAATGATAAGACAACTGTCAGAGAAGGTGATGGCAGGTCGTGGATAACAAGGGAACCCGCTATCTGTTATTTCCACGCTGAGTATTGGTTCAATATAATTGGTATGCTACGTAATGATGGCATTTATTATTACTGTAATATTAGTTCACCATTCGTTTACGATGAGGAAGCTTTGAAATATATAGATTATGATTTGGATGTAAAAGTTTATCCTGATATGACTTATGATTTATTGGATGAGGATGAATATGTTGAACATAAAAATCAAATGAGTTACCCTGTTGTCCTTGATCGGATTCTTCGGCAGAATGTTGATTATTTACTGAGATGGATTAGACAGCGCCAGGGTCCGTTTGCTCCCGATTTTATCGATCAATGGTACGAACGGTACTTGACATACCGATAA